The following coding sequences lie in one Apium graveolens cultivar Ventura chromosome 3, ASM990537v1, whole genome shotgun sequence genomic window:
- the LOC141712844 gene encoding callose synthase 5-like isoform X1, which yields MRSSFQEQMPSASQASHLRRSSRSSALTNYQVEVFDNEVVPASLQSSIAPILRVAAEIETSHPRVAYLCRAYALDKTDRTDPNSNGRGVMQFKTSLLQRLNRDEVTSLASRVKESDAKEIGAFYYEHYTRVLDKGDQADRAQLGKAYQTANVLFEVLCAVNISEEVEEVAPEIIAAAKDVQAKKKFYAPYNILPLDSSGESQVIMQLKEVVAAVDALRNTSGLNWPPQSDQYRSKSGQLDVLDWLRVTFGFQRDNVRNQRENLILLLSNVHIKLVPKPEPTTKLDDRAVNAVTNKLFKNYKTWCKYMGRKHSLRLPQGKQEVQQRKILYMGLYFLIWGEAANVRFMPECLCYIFHNMAYELHGLLAGNVSIITGENIKPSYGGDDESFLRKVITPIYRVIEKEAKKSRNGKAPHSAWCNYDDLNEYFWSSACFSIGWPMHDDCDFFKSTSGMTQGKQGLCTAPRNPGKLYFTETRSSWHIFRSFDRLWTFFILVLQAMFIIAWSEISLLDVFQKDVLYRLSSIFITAAFLRFLQSLLDLFLNFPAFLRWTFSDVMRNILKIVVSLAWSLILPVCYLHQNNSVDLNTIKNVLSVLNQVNGIPPLYLLAVGLYLLPNVLAAVLFMFPILLRSIENSDYLIIRLLLWWSQPRVYVGRGMHESQFGLVKYTLFWILLVCCKFTFSFFVQIKPLVRPTKDIMNIKHVHYAWHEFFPKVRSHHGAVISLWLPVLLVYFMDTQIWYAIFSTLLGGVIGAFDRLGEIRTLGMLRSRFQSLPGAFNKCLVPSDPNKKMVTRNGKSEAAKFAQLWNEVIRCFREEDLISDREMDLMLVPYSSDPSLELIQWPPFLLASKIPIALDMAVQVRSKDSDLWKRISADEYMKCAVIECYESLKLVLNVLVVGETEKRLISIIIREVENNISKNTFLANFRMGHLPTFCQKFVQLVEILKDADPFQRDTVVLLLQDMFEVVTCDMMVNEICELVEFKRSKKDSGRQLFDKTDGLDDIVFPPVVTAQWEEQIRRLYLLLTVKESAVDVPTNLEARRRLTFFTNSLFMKMPCAPRVRKMLSFSVMTPYYSEETVYSKSDLEMENEDGISIIYYLQKIYPDEWDNFIERLNCKECELWDTEENILQLRHWASLRGQTLCRTIRGMMYYRRALKLQAFLDMAKESEMLEGYKAVTVALEEDVNQRSLYAQLEAVADMKFTYVATCQNYGNQKRQGDRHATDILNLMVNNPSLRVAYIDEVEEKEGENIQKVYYSVLIKAVENLDQEIYRIKLPGSAKIGEGKPENQNHAIIFSRGEALQTIDMNQDNYLEEAFKMRNLLEEFNEDHGVRPPSILGVREHIFTGSVSSLAWFMSNQETSFVTIGQRVLARPLKVRFHYGHPDVFDRIFHITRGGISKASRGINLSEDIFAGFNSTLRRGNITHHEYIQVGKGRDVGLNQISLFEAKVACGNGEQTLSRDIYRLGHRFDFFRMLSCFFTTTGFYVNSVIVILTVYAFLYGRLYLSLSGLERTIVRFSRSKGNNALTAVMASQSVVQLGLLMALPMITEIALERGFITAAKDLVIMHLQLAPVFFTFSLGTKAHYFCRTILHGGATYRATGRGFVVRHEKFAENYRMYSRSHFTKGFEMFILLIVYQIYGSATQESTSYIFLTFSIWFLVASFLFAPFLFNPSGFEWPKIVEDYDDWSKWISQRGGIGIPAVRSWESWWAEEQEHLQCTGMIGQLAEFILSIRFFIYQYGIVYHLHVANNDRSIIVYALSWLVIITVMIIFKLVSLGRKKFGADFQLMFRLLKLFLTVTFIVTLIILFKVLGLTTGDIFISLLAFLPTGWALLLIAQACKPQVKWLGMWGSVKALARAYEYLMGHMIFIPVALLAWFPFVSEFQTRLLFNQAFSRGLQIRRILAGGKKNK from the exons ATGAGATCGTCGTTCCAAGAGCAGATGCCGTCGGCGAGTCAAGCAAGTCATCTGCGGCGATCGTCACGCAGCTCTGCCTTGACAAATTATCAGGTTGAGGTTTTTGATAATGAAGTCGTCCCTGCCTCTCTTCAGTCGTCTATCGCTCCAATTCTTCGTGTTGCTGCAGAGATCGAAACCTCGCATCCTCGTGTTGCTTATCTCT GTCGAGCTTATGCGCTTGATAAAACGGACAGAACGGATCCAAACTCTAATGGAAGAGGGGTGATGCAGTTCAAAACAAGCCTTCTACAGCGACTGAACCGA GACGAAGTTACAAGTCTTGCCTCCAGGGTAAAAGAATCTGATGCCAAGGAAATTGGTGCCTTTTATTATGAGCACTACACTAGAGTTTTGGACAAGGGAGATCAAGCAGACAG AGCCCAACTGGGAAAAGCTTACCAGACTGCTAATGTATTGTTTGAAGTCCTTTGCGCTGTTAATATCTCTGAGGAAGTGGAAGAAGTTGCTCCTGAG ATTATTGCTGCAGCAAAAGATGTACAAGCAAAGAAAAAATTTTATGCTCCATATAACATTCTCCCACTGGATTCCTCTGGGGAATCACAGGTCATCATGCAGTTGAAAGAG GTTGTAGCAGCTGTGGATGCACTTCGAAACACGAGCGGCTTGAATTGGCCACCCCAATCTGATCAGTACAGGAGTAAATCAGGACAACTAGATGTTCTTGACTGGCTAAGAGTCACGTTTGGATTTCAG AGAGACAATGTCAGGAACCAGCGAGAGAATTTGATCTTGCTTCTTTCAAATGTTCATATTAAGCTTGTTCCAAAGCCCGAACCAACTACCAAG CTTGATGACAGAGCTGTAAATGCTGTCACAAACAAGCTTTTCAAAAACTATAAGACATGGTGCAAATACATGGGGAGAAAACATAGTTTACG TCTGCCTCAAGGGAAACAAGAAGTTCAACAAAGAAAGATACTTTACATGGGACTTTATTTTCTTATCTGGGGTGAAGCAGCTAATGTGCGCTTTATGCCGGAGTGTTTATGCTATATTTTTCATAAT ATGGCATATGAACTCCACGGTCTATTGGCTGGAAATGTCAGCATCATCACTGGAGAGAATATCAAACCCTCTTACGGGGGAGACGATGAGTCTTTCTTGCGCAAGGTCATTACACCCATTTATCGAGTAATTGAGAAG GAAGCTAAAAAGAGCAGAAATGGAAAAGCCCCTCACTCAGCTTGGTGCAACTATGATGATCTAAACGAATATTTTTG GTCGTCTGCTTGTTTCTCTATAGGTTGGCCTATGCATGATGATTGTGATtttttcaagtcaacaagtggAATGACACAG GGAAAACAAGGATTATGTACAGCTCCAAGAAACCCTGGAAAACTGTACTTTACTGAAACCCGTTCATCATGGCATATTTTTCGAAGTTTTGATCGGTTGTGGACTTTCTTTATATTGGTACTACAG GCTATGTTTATCATCGCGTGGAGTGAAATTTCTTTACTGGATGTATTTCAAAAGGATGTCTTATATAGGCTGTCCAGCATATTCATCACTGCTGCTTTTCTTCGCTTCCTACAAA GTCTGCTGGATCTCTTTCTGAACTTCCCGGCATTTCTTAGATGGACTTTCTCCGATGTCATGAGAAACATACTCAAGATTGTTGTTAGCCTTGCATGGTCCCTTATTCTCCCCGTTTGTTATCTGCACCAAAACAACTCGGTAGACTTGAACACCATCAAAAATGTTTTGTCCGTCCTAAATCAAGTAAATGGAATCCCTCCATTATATCTCTTGGCTGTGGGTTTATATCTACTCCCAAATGTACTAGCGGCAGTTCTGTTTATGTTTCCTATCCTCTTAAGGTCGATTGAGAATTCGGACTACCTAATCATAAGGCTTCTTCTATGGTGGTCACAG CCGAGAGTGTATGTTGGAAGAGGAATGCATGAAAGTCAATTTGGACTTGTAAA GTATACTCTGTTCTGGATACTACTTGTGTGTTGCAAATTCACATTTAGCTTTTTTGTCCAG ATAAAGCCTCTTGTCAGACCAACTAAAGATATAATGAATATCAAACATGTTCATTATGCGTGGCATGAGTTCTTCCCAAAAG TTAGAAGTCACCATGGAGCTGTCATTTCACTCTGGTTACCGGTACTTCTG GTATATTTCATGGATACGCAAATTTGGTATGCGATATTTTCAACCCTGTTAGGTGGAGTTATTGGGGCCTTTGATCGGCTAGGAGAG ATAAGAACTCTAGGCATGCTAAGGTCCAGGTTCCAATCATTACCTGGTGCATTCAACAAGTGTTTGGTTCCTTCTGATCCAAATAAGAAAATG GTTACTAGAAACGGAAAAAGCGAAGCTGCAAAATTTGCTCAGTTATGGAATGAGGTTATCCGTTGCTTCCGCGAAGAAGATCTCATAAGTGACAGG GAGATGGACCTGATGTTAGTCCCTTATTCTTCAGATCCTAGCCTTGAACTTATCCAGTGGCCACCATTTTTGCTTGCTAGTAAG ATCCCAATTGCATTGGATATGGCAGTTCAAGTCCGATCCAAAGACTCTGACCTCTGGAAGCGTATATCTGCAGATGAGTATATGAAATGTGCTGTTATCGAATGCTATGAGTCTTTGAAGCTTGTACTAAATGTGTTGGTGGTTGGAGAGACTGAGAAAAG GTTAATAAGCATCATCATTAGAGAAGTTGAAAATAACATTTCGAAGAACACTTTTCTAGCGAACTTCAGGATGGGCCATTTACCTACTTTCTGCCAGAAGTTTGTGCAACTTGTGGAAATTTTG AAAGATGCTGATCCTTTTCAGCGAGATACTGTTGTTTTATTACTGCAAGACATGTTTGAAGTAGTTACCTGTGACATGATGGTGAATGAGATCTG TGAACTGGTAGAATTTAAGCGTAGTAAAAAGGATTCTGGAAGGCAACTCTTTGATAAAACAGATGGGCTAGATGACATCGTGTTCCCTCCTGTTGTCACAGCACAGTGGGAAGAACAG ATAAGGCGCCTATATCTCCTTTTGACAGTCAAAGAATCTGCTGTTGATGTGCCAACAAACCTTGAAGCTCGCCGAAGGTTGACTTTCTTCACCAATTCATTGTTCATGAAGATGCCATGCGCACCTCGAGTGCGTAAAATGCTTTCATTCAG TGTCATGACTCCCTACTACAGTGAAGAGACTGTCTATTCGAAGAGTGACCTTGAGATGGAAAATGAAGATGGTATTTCAATTATATACTACCTGCAAAAAATATATCCAG ATGAATGGGACAACTTTATTGAGCGTCTAAACTGTAAAGAATGTGAACTTTGGGATACTGAAGAAAATATCTTGCAGCTTCGTCATTGGGCTTCCTTGAGAGGCCAGACACTATGTAGAACAA TTAGAGGCATGATGTATTACCGAAGGGCTTTGAAGCTTCAGGCCTTCCTTGACATGGCAAAGGAGAGCG AAATGTTGGAAGGATACAAAGCTGTCACAGTTGCACTGGAGGAGGACGTAAACCAGAGATCCTTGTATGCTCAATTAGAAGCTGTAGCTGACATGAAGTTCACATACGTTGCTACTTGCCAGAACTATGGAAATCAAAAGCGGCAAGGAGATCGTCACGCAACTGATATTTTGAATTTAATGGTCAA TAATCCATCCCTTCGCGTTGCATATATTGATGAAGTTGAAGAAAAAGAAGGTGAAAATATACAGAAGGTATATTATTCTGTATTGATCAAAGCAGTTGAGAACCTTGACCAG GAAATCTATCGCATAAAATTGCCTGGCTCAGCAAAGATTGGAGAAGGCAAGCCTGAAAATCAAAATCATGCTATAATATTTAGTCGAGGCGAAGCTCTTCAGACCATAGATATGAATCAG GATAATTATTTGGAAGAAGCTTTTAAAATGCGTAACCTTCTTGAGGAATTTAATGAGGATCATGGGGTGCGTCCACCATCTATACTGGGTGTTCGTGAGCATATCTTCACTGGAAG TGTTTCTTCTTTGGCGTGGTTCATGTCAAATCAAGAAACAAGTTTTGTGACTATTGGCCAAAGAGTTCTTGCAAGACCGTTAAA GGTTCGGTTCCACTATGGGCATCCAGATGTGTTTGACAGGATTTTTCACATTACACGTGGAGGGATTAGTAAAGCTTCTAGGGGCATCAATCTAAGCGAGGACATTTTTGCTG GTTTTAACTCGACACTTAGACGCGGTAATATTACTCATCATGAGTATATCCAAGTTGGCAAGGGAAGAGATGTTGGGCTAAATCAAATTTCACTTTTTGAAGCAAAAGTTGCATGTGGTAATGGAGAGCAGACACTCAGCCGAGACATCTACAGACTAGGCCATCGTTTTGACTTCTTCCGGATGCTATCATGTTTTTTCACAACAACTGGTTTTTACGTCAATTCAGTG ATAGTTATCCTTACAGtttatgcattcctctatggAAGACTTTACTTGTCGTTGAGTGGACTGGAGAGGACAATAGTTAGGTTTTCTAGGTCTAAAGGAAATAATGCTCTGACGGCTGTCATGGCTTCACAATCAGTTGTCCAACTTGGTTTATTGATGGCATTGCCCATGATTACCGAGATTGCTCTAGAGAGAGGGTTCATAACTGCTGCAAAAGATCTTGTTATAATGCATCTTCAGTTGGCACCTGTATTCTTTACTTTCTCGCTGGGGACCAAGGCCCATTATTTTTGCCGCACAATTTTGCATGGTGGGGCGACATACAGAGCTACTGGGCGTGGATTTGTTGTGCGGCATGAGAAGTTTGCTGAGAATTACAGAATGTACTCAAGAAGCCATTTTACAAAAGGGTTTGAAATGTTTATCTTGCTGATAGTTTATCAAATCTATGGCTCAGCAACTCAGGAATCCACATCTTACATATTTCTAACCTTTTCAATATGGTTTTTAGTAGCTTCTTTTCTATTTGCTCCTTTTCTTTTTAATCCTTCGGGATTTGAGTGGCCAAAGATAGTAGAAGACTATGATGATTGGTCAAAGTGGATTAGTCAGCGTGGTGGTATCGGTATCCCAGCAGTCAGAAGTTGGGAATCCTGGTGGGCAGAGGAACAGGAGCACCTGCAATGTACTGGAATGATTGGACAATTGGCTGAATTTATTCTTTCTATCCGCTTCTTCATTTACCAGTATGGAATTGTTTATCATCTACATGTGGCCAATAACGACAGAAGCATCATC GTTTATGCTTTATCTTGGCTGGTCATCATTACTGTCATGATCATCTTCAAG CTGGTGTCTCTTGGTAGAAAGAAGTTCGGTGCAGATTTCCAATTGATGTTCCGCCTTCTCAAGCTGTTCCTCACTGTTACATTTATAGTCACACTTATTATCTTGTTCAAAGTTCTCGGTCTTACAACTGGAGATATCTTTATCAGCCTACTGGCCTTCTTGCCGACAGGATGGGCTCTTCTTCTG ATTGCACAAGCATGTAAGCCACAAGTAAAATGGTTGGGAATGTGGGGATCTGTGAAAGCTCTAGCAAGAGCATATGAGTATCTCATGGGACACATGATATTTATTCCCGTTGCCTTGCTAGCCTGGTTCCCCTTTGTCTCAGAGTTCCAAACCAGGCTTCTTTTCAACCAAGCTTTCAGCAGAGGGCTTCAGATACGTCGAATTCTTGCTGGTGGAAAGAAGAACAAGTGA